The Urocitellus parryii isolate mUroPar1 chromosome 13, mUroPar1.hap1, whole genome shotgun sequence nucleotide sequence ataaattttgagatgaaaaaggaaagatcACCACAGATATCACAGAAATCCATGGGAttattagggactattttgaaaacctatattccaataaactggaaaacctAAAATAAgtggatacatttctagaaacATCAATGAGTAGAATCTTCAGTCATTAGGACTATAGAACATGCTTGAGAGGAATTATAAAGGAAACTTAAGATAACTGTCCCTTCTCTCAAAGAGGTAATAATTCGGAGaccttattattaaatttattactgTTATCACCATTATTATATAAAGTCTCGAAAgtttgttattataaataatacctAGCCAAGTGAAATCACCTAAATTGCAAATGACCCAAACATAAGAACACAAAGTAATTATGGACTCCACCAAACTTGTAAGAGGTGTAGTGTCCCAGGAAAGCCTGAGGTCATCAGAGGTGCTTGTCTGTCATAGGCACATGCCAAGAGAGGAGTGAGCCAGCTGAAGTGCTGGGGCATGAGAGAGGACCCTGAGCTCAGCGAGGCACAGGCAAGACTTGGAATGAAATTCAAGCTGCGTGTTCTGAGGAAAAGAGCACACATGAATTGGGGCAGTTGCCAACTGCTctaacctttatttttcttataaagcGGGAACAACAATCACAATTATAATAATTTCCACTTTACAGGAGTATGATGACAATTGGGACTGGGTCTGTGAACCTGTCTTAGGATGGTGAAGATGATGGTGGAGAAGGTGATGGGGGGATGTTTCCCCTTTGCTttgaaaaatcagtgaaaatCACTTCTTCCCGCTCATTGCCCCCCTCAGAGCTCATGCCTTTATACAGCCTTCGCTTGTGAGCAGCAGAGCACAGAGTTTCCAAGGAGCCCCTGGTGGAGCTGGGAGGAGTACTGGCAATCGAGCCTGCTATCTGGCCAACCAGAGTCTGCATTTGCAATctgtttgattttgtttccttcttgGAGCCATAAGGAAATGTGTTTATTGAAAATGTGGAATCCATCCTTTCCATATGCTCTTCTCTTCCCTCTAAGGGTTTGTAATCtagcctcacacacacacacacatatgcaaataCACATGTACCCAAACACAGACCGAATATGGTGAAAAGTCAGAACACGGCTCTCATGTCACATTTAGGCCATATTCATGGATTCCACAACATCTGTTGAAAATCAAGTATCTGCCAGGCCTGGCACTGAGCACCACAGTGCTGTGCAGCAGGCTACTCTGATTTATTAGTTTCTAATCAGGTGACAGTATTATGCAGTAAAAACACAATGCAATCAGCTGGCCTTATCTATCAGCTGTTAAATAAGTTCAGCCTGGTCTACTGGGTTCAACTCATTATTAATCTATTTGTGAAGTCACTTTATCTATTTACATAGGGCATATCTTTGATGTCACAGTCACGATTATACTAGAAACCAATTGGATATTCAAGGGCAAGCAGCTTTGCCACCAAATAAGATGATGTCATTCTTCCTGATGACAAACAGGAAGGGGTGATCGATCAGCTCTAAACACATACGGCTTATAGTCATATTTATGAATCATTTTCTCATGAATTTAAATACTAGTACTTAGGATTAGCTCATCAGTCTGTAGAATTGTGAAAGTGACTTTATGTGTCATAAATTagtgaaattgaccaaatcagacttattttacaaaaaaaaaaaaaaaacatttttttttcctttcatagaatttttgtttgggctaggaaaaaaaaaagaaagttctgatAGTGTCACAACTTGTTAGAGGAAAACAATCACACTATACAGATGTGGTATTTTCTTTATTGtgataaataaagggaaaacGTGTGAACTTTACAACATATGAACCAACAGGAGAAGGTGCTTAATATCTGAAAAACTATGTACATACATATTAAGTCTATTAAGGAAAGCCCAAAGGTGACAACTTAAAatcattaatgaaatatttttgttggtcCCCAATCCTAATTCCATAGTTTTTTAGCATATAGACTAGACACCGAGTGAAAATCAAATGCATTAAAGTCAGCTTTCATGTCTTCTAAGGTCAGCCAGGAAGTTTGCCTTCACACTGATTTCTAGGAAACACCAGGCTTATTTCCCAGATCATTCAGAACCAAGCTAGAAAATATGCAGTGTCCAGAGTTTCAAAAAGGATTCCTAGTGCTGCTTCTACCTTCTCACTGCCTGTAAGCAAGCTCCATCATCCGCAGATAGGCTATAGAGGAAAATGGCAGAAACGAGTGTGGGTGGAAAGccaatgaaattagaaaccaggGACCAGATGGAAGTAGAAAGGCTAAGCTCAGGGATCAAGACAACCAACCAGGCATCTGAGAGGGGTTGGGTCACCAAAATTATCTGCTGGCCAATGTTAGGAAGAAATAAAGCTAAAGGAACACCACACGATTCCAACTCAGCAAATCTATTTACATAGGGCATTATCTTTGATGTCACAGGCACGATTATACTAGAAACCAATAGGATATTCAAGGGCAAGCAATTTTGCCACCAAATAAGATGATGTCATTCTTCCTGATGACAAACAGGAAGGGGTGATCAGCTCTAAACACCGTCGAGTCAGGGAGCTGCTTTTCCACAATGTTATTTCCTGTGGCAGCAGTTGCCTCCGAGCCCTCCTCGGTGACCTCTATGTAGGACTTGTGCATTAGCTTTGATATATAGAGGCGACCTCCTGAAGCTATTCCAGAGAGATCAGCTCTGGACTCatcaaagatatccttcagccccAGGGAGCTCAAATGCCCTTTCATTTCATAGTTCTTCTCTATCTTGAACTTTGGAAGAAACACCTCCACATACTGAGAGGTCATTTTTCTTGGATTGGTCCACTTCATTAGATTCCGAAAGGACAGTTTGTTCTCAACCTGTAGGAATATTGTAAATGTCATTTAGAATCTTATGGTTCAGAAAATATGATGCAATAGCTGCCAAGACAAACGGTTTTCCATTATTATCCCCTCTTGAATTTGTGAATTTAGGTATACGAATGGGAACTGGAGGAGCCTGGAAAGGGAATGTGATTTAAATGACAGttcaagtactttttaaaaaacaaaccgcATGCTTAATTTCTCCACTATGATGAGGCCTGACTTGCAAGCACTTCCAGTCCTCTCTGTTCTCTGCCCACACAGGAACAGATATAGCCAAAGTGAAATATGGCTGGATGAAGGATCCAATTGAAACAAGAGCTCAGCAGTCATTTAAACCAGTGTTTTCTAATCATTTACCTTtcaagaaagacagaaaataataatgtctgcACAACTTACAGGAGTAAATCAATGAAAACCAAGGTGGCTTGAATAAAAAGATCCAGAGCCGCAGCCCTGGGAGCTTGGTGACCAATATCCACACCCCCAGGGAGGTCTGGAATCCATAACTCTCTTGGCCAACACATGAGAAGATGGAATCTCAAGGGACATAGGGAGGTGTGCCCGGGTGCACAGTGTACAACCTCAGTTACACAACCAGGAGCCCACCCTTCCCTCCAATGCCATTGCTGCCCCAAACGACAACTCACAAATTGAATTTGCCGGCTCTTGGATACTGAGAATTGATCATAGATTCTTCCAGATTTAGAATGGGGAGATTTTTCATGAACATTGATTAGAAATCTCATATATGGgcattcttttcaaatttagatTCACTGAAATCTTTACATACCTTTTCATAGACATTAAGCTtcacttgtatttttattaagaacATTGAATTCATATAATCAAGTTTAGTACATTTGAAATTTCTGTGTATAAATTTTCCAGTTTGTGGCTAAtctataatgattttttattctaaactgaattttttttctcagcttacTAAGTGCCCACTTCCCTATCATTATCTGATTATGCAGAAATATAAGTATTTGAGCTTTTGTAGTGTGAGAATTTTTATGAATCTAATTCATATGTTATTAGGTAAATTATTATAGGAAAAATCTCAGACAATAAGTACAAGAACAAATTTTCTCTTCtgccaatttttgttttatatgggCTACTTTCTGCACTAATGCCAATATTTTAAGGTAAAACAATTATGTGTGgtaaaatataattgttatgAAGATTATCAAGTGAATTGTTCAATTAATCTGAGTACCACTATTTTATATTATCATGTTTtagattttaatctttatttttctctgtggtTCCTCACTAAAAAGgatattaagataaaaaaaaaactaaagaaagtcATTACAATAATTCAGGGGTCTTCTATGTAGAAACTGAATTTCCCAAAGctataaagttttgtttttgaatcATAGGAAAAAGATGGACTGGAGAATGGACGCATGGGTTTTTTACACTGTTCCTACTTTCCAATTATtctacaatgaactttccttgtTTTCCAGATCAAAACATAGccaatattttaaattgcatttgtaACTTTTTACTGTAGTTGacatatgcacacaaacacacacacacacacacacacacatatatttgcaCATATGCAGCTGTCagacaaattaaattccatgagCCTCTTTTCCCTTTCTCACAGTTGCTGTTAGAATCAAAtgaaatagtagaaatgaaatgcAGAGCACATGGCCTGCAACGTAGGAGGTACTCAATTAATGgtgtcaattatttatttttattgagagagcagggaagggagagGTGACCAACCAAGGCCTCTGGGATGGCAGGTCACAAACAGAAAGAGCCAAGTTCAGGCAGAGGATAAATGGAAGAAGGGCTGGAAGAAAAGCAGGATCTGAGATAGAGTGACGTGACAGCACCTAGTTTGCTCAGCCACCACACTGTGCTGGTCTGTTTCTCCTGTGACATCCCTAATCACCGCTTGGCACCAGAGACACAGCAGCACAGTCTGATGCTATACATTTTCATTCCCAAAGGCTCGTGATGCCAGTATTTCCTGCCAACTGAAGGTGGTTGGccaaacaaaaatttcataaCATTAAAGACTCTTCATAACCAAGAGTTAAAAAGACCTAAGCTCATGTGTTTTGAACTCCATGGCTAGATCTGAGAGCGTCCAAAGTTTATAGCTATTCAACCACTGTTGTGATAAACTGAGATATTTCAGTCTCATCATCTGTAATGGTGTTTGGCACATTCGTAGGTACTccttaaatatttgtcaaataaatagGTAAGTATCTAACATCCTAACCTAAAGTCTTAAAATTGATGGATAAAAACACAACCAAGAGTTTCCTAAAGGTCTTAATATTCCCCAGGAGTGGAAGTGACAAGTCACTTACTTGAGATAGGTCGTTCTCGGGCAGCAGAATGTACATGCTTATGCCACCATGATACCGGAGCTGGAGAACCTGCATGGATGGATCCTGAATAGTCGACAAGTTGAACTTCCGCTCTTGATGCATCATGGCAACTGGCTTCCCAGGACACTGCAAGTCAAGTCACAAAAAGTAATTCATAATCCCACTTACTTTACTTATTGGTTGAGtgcatatgaaaaatattatacttGTTTTTCAAAGCTGTAGACTTTTTCTCACATGCTGCTTTTATTGGGGCACATCCTAGTTGTAAAAGCACAGGCTTTGAGTTTACCCTCTGGCCCCAACTGTGTGACTTGGGTAAGCTACTTCTTACCTGTATCTCCATTTCCACACCTACATGATGGAGATGGCAAGAAGTCTTGCTGCACTGGATTATGAGGACTGTGTCAGCTAATGTATTAGCAGCTAGAACTTGGCCTTGCACTTACTGTTACAACTGAAAAGTCTAACAGGCAATGGATAATTACTAAATAGCAATACAGTGAAAATGAATGCTATGGATGTTCTCTCTTATCAGAATAAACTACGGACTAGTATTATCAAAATTACACAGTTTAAAGATGAagtcttagaaaattaaaaattcctgcAAAAGATTTGATAGTATCCCTTAAGTTCACTTGAAGAAGCACAATAGCTATTGTCTCAAAGATGCTGTTTATAGATTTAGGAACACCAGAGAGATGTAATGGACTATCTTTTTGCTAATGATATTATAATCTGCAAACTTGTCAACATTTCTTACAATACCTCCTTTCAGGACAAATGGTTTTACATGGGGAGGTAATTTCTCTGTCCTTGAACCAAAGATCCTTCTCCCTTGGGAAATTTGCCCCTTTTGACTTACAGTCTGATCCTTAGAAAGGACACATATAAGCAGTGAAGTCAGGTCAAAATAATTGAGCTTGGTATAAGTGGGACAAGGATTTCATACCATAACATTATATTCTCTATACTGGGGCAGGGAAAGAATTACACATGCTAAAGGGGTGATTTCAccaatttttaatttggtgcaaCCAACATTAATGCCATTAAT carries:
- the Serpinb7 gene encoding serpin B7 isoform X2 — protein: MASLAAANAEFGFDLFKEMDNSQGNENVFLSFLSIFTALSLVRLGAQGDCARQIDKPGLQYQLKRVLSDINSSHKDYELSIANGIFAEKIFDIHKNYIACAKKLYDAKVERVDFTNDVEDTRNKINKWIENETHGKIKKVFSDGSISSSAVMVLINAVYFKGQWESAFTKNETLNCRFNSPKCPGKPVAMMHQERKFNLSTIQDPSMQVLQLRYHGGISMYILLPENDLSQVENKLSFRNLMKWTNPRKMTSQYVEVFLPKFKIEKNYEMKGHLSSLGLKDIFDESRADLSGIASGGRLYISKLMHKSYIEVTEEGSEATAATGNNIVEKQLPDSTVFRADHPFLFVIRKNDIILFGGKIACP